Proteins from one Mycobacterium sp. HUMS_12744610 genomic window:
- the mftC gene encoding mycofactocin radical SAM maturase (MftC is a radical SAM/SPASM enzyme that catalyzes the first two steps in biosynthesis of the electron carrier mycofactocin from the terminal Val-Tyr dipeptide of the precursor peptide MftA.) → MTATVPRLIEQFESGLDAPICLTWELTYACNLACVHCLSSSGKRDPRELSTRQCMDIIDELERMQVFYVNIGGGEPTVRPDFWELVDYATAHHVGVKFSTNGVRITPEVATRLAASDYVDVQISLDGATAEVNDAVRGPGSFAMAVRALENLADAGFSQNGGAKISVVVTRHNVGQLDEFAALAGRYGATLRITRLRPSGRGADVWDELHPTAAQQVALYDWLVAKGERVLTGDSFFHLSPLGASGALAGLNMCGAGRVVCLIDPVGDVYACPFAIHDRFLAGNVLSDGGFDNVWKNAALFRELREPQSAGACGSCGHYDSCRGGCMAAKFFTGLPMDGPDPECVQGHGEPALAGVRETPRPRADHSRSGPVPLTLSARPPARLCEESPV, encoded by the coding sequence GTGACCGCCACCGTGCCCCGGCTCATCGAGCAGTTCGAAAGCGGCCTGGACGCGCCCATCTGCCTGACCTGGGAACTGACGTACGCGTGCAATCTCGCCTGCGTGCACTGCCTTTCGTCGTCGGGCAAGCGCGACCCGCGCGAGCTGTCCACGCGCCAGTGCATGGACATCATCGACGAGCTGGAACGCATGCAGGTGTTCTACGTCAACATCGGCGGCGGGGAACCCACGGTGCGCCCGGACTTCTGGGAGCTGGTCGACTACGCCACCGCGCATCACGTCGGGGTGAAGTTCTCCACCAACGGGGTCCGGATCACCCCGGAGGTCGCCACCCGATTGGCGGCCAGTGACTACGTCGACGTCCAGATCTCGCTGGACGGCGCCACCGCCGAGGTCAACGACGCCGTCCGCGGTCCCGGGTCGTTCGCGATGGCGGTGCGGGCGCTGGAGAACCTGGCCGATGCCGGGTTCTCCCAGAACGGGGGCGCGAAGATCTCGGTCGTCGTCACCCGCCACAACGTCGGCCAGCTCGACGAGTTCGCCGCGCTGGCCGGCCGCTACGGCGCCACGCTGCGGATCACCCGGCTGCGGCCGTCGGGGCGCGGCGCCGACGTCTGGGACGAACTGCACCCCACCGCCGCCCAGCAGGTCGCGCTCTACGACTGGCTGGTCGCCAAGGGCGAGCGGGTGCTCACGGGTGACTCCTTCTTCCACCTGTCGCCGCTGGGCGCCTCCGGCGCCCTGGCCGGGCTGAACATGTGTGGGGCCGGCCGGGTGGTGTGCCTGATCGACCCGGTGGGCGACGTGTACGCCTGCCCGTTCGCCATCCATGACCGCTTCCTGGCCGGGAACGTGCTGTCCGACGGGGGATTCGACAACGTCTGGAAGAACGCCGCCCTGTTTCGTGAGCTGCGCGAACCGCAGTCCGCGGGCGCCTGTGGCAGCTGTGGGCACTACGACAGCTGCCGGGGCGGCTGCATGGCGGCCAAGTTCTTCACCGGCCTGCCGATGGACGGCCCGGACCCCGAATGCGTCCAGGGTCACGGCGAGCCGGCGCTGGCCGGCGTCCGTGAGACGCCGCGCCCGCGGGCCGACCATTCCCGGAGCGGGCCGGTCCCGCTCACGCTGAGCGCGCGGCCGCCGGCGCGCCTGTGCGAAGAAAGCCCGGTGTAG
- the tuf gene encoding elongation factor Tu, protein MAKAKFERTKPHVNIGTIGHVDHGKTTLTAAITKVLHDKYPDLNESRAFDQIDNAPEERQRGITINISHVEYQTEKRHYAHVDAPGHADYIKNMITGAAQMDGAILVVAATDGPMPQTREHVLLARQVGVPYILVALNKADAVDDEELLELVEMEVRELLAAQEFDEEAPVVRVSALKALEGDAKWVESVEQLMDAVDESIPDPVRETDKPFLMPVEDVFTITGRGTVVTGRVERGVINVNEEVEIVGIRPSTTKTTVTGVEMFRKLLDQGQAGDNVGLLLRGIKREDVERGQVVTKPGTTTPHTEFEGQVYILSKDEGGRHTPFFNNYRPQFYFRTTDVTGVVTLPEGTEMVMPGDNTNISVKLIQPVAMDEGLRFAIREGGRTVGAGRVVKINK, encoded by the coding sequence GTGGCGAAGGCGAAGTTCGAGCGGACGAAGCCGCACGTCAACATCGGGACCATTGGTCACGTTGACCACGGCAAGACCACGCTGACCGCGGCGATCACCAAGGTGTTGCACGACAAGTACCCCGATCTGAACGAGTCGCGTGCATTCGACCAGATCGACAACGCGCCCGAGGAGCGTCAGCGCGGCATCACGATCAACATCTCCCACGTGGAGTACCAGACCGAGAAGCGCCACTACGCGCACGTCGACGCCCCCGGCCACGCCGACTACATCAAGAACATGATCACCGGCGCGGCGCAGATGGACGGCGCGATCCTGGTGGTCGCTGCGACCGACGGCCCGATGCCGCAGACCCGCGAGCACGTGCTGCTGGCCCGCCAGGTCGGTGTGCCCTACATCCTGGTCGCGCTGAACAAGGCCGACGCCGTGGACGACGAGGAGCTGCTCGAGCTCGTCGAGATGGAGGTCCGCGAGCTGCTGGCCGCCCAGGAGTTCGACGAGGAGGCCCCGGTCGTGCGGGTCTCGGCGCTCAAGGCGCTCGAGGGCGACGCCAAGTGGGTCGAGTCCGTCGAGCAGCTGATGGACGCCGTCGACGAGTCCATCCCGGACCCGGTCCGCGAGACCGACAAGCCGTTCCTGATGCCCGTCGAGGACGTCTTCACCATCACCGGCCGCGGGACCGTGGTCACCGGTCGTGTGGAGCGCGGCGTGATCAACGTCAACGAGGAAGTCGAGATCGTCGGCATCCGGCCGTCGACCACCAAGACCACCGTCACCGGTGTGGAGATGTTCCGCAAGCTGCTCGACCAGGGCCAGGCCGGTGACAACGTCGGTCTGCTGCTGCGTGGTATCAAGCGCGAGGACGTCGAGCGCGGCCAGGTCGTGACCAAGCCCGGCACCACCACGCCGCACACCGAGTTCGAGGGCCAGGTCTACATCCTGTCCAAGGACGAGGGCGGCCGGCACACGCCGTTCTTCAACAACTACCGCCCGCAGTTCTACTTCCGCACCACCGACGTGACCGGTGTGGTGACGCTGCCGGAGGGCACCGAGATGGTGATGCCCGGTGACAACACCAACATCTCGGTGAAGCTGATCCAGCCCGTCGCCATGGACGAGGGGCTGCGGTTCGCGATCCGTGAGGGTGGCCGCACCGTCGGCGCTGGCCGGGTCGTCAAGATCAACAAGTAG
- the mftR gene encoding mycofactocin system transcriptional regulator (MftR, the mycofactocin system transcriptional regulator, is an uncharacterized TetR family DNA-binding transcription factor. Its role is inferred by context. It occurs as part of the biosynthesis locus for mycofactocin, a partially characterized electron carrier derived from the terminal Val-Tyr dipeptide of the precursor peptide MftA, through a radical SAM enzyme-mediated process.) translates to MPQSRVGRRRSTTPHHITDVAIELFTARGFAEVSVDDVAQAAGIARRTVFRYYASKNAIPWGDFDTHLAHLRDLLDGADRSAPLGETLRAALLAFNTFDASETARHRQRMRVILETAELQAYSMTMYAGWREVIAGFVARRLGAKVTDLLPQTVAWTMLGVALAAYEHWLADESVPLPVALGNAFDAVGAGLARLGT, encoded by the coding sequence ATGCCGCAGTCCCGGGTCGGCCGGCGCCGCTCGACGACCCCGCACCACATCACCGACGTCGCCATCGAACTGTTCACCGCGCGCGGCTTCGCCGAGGTCAGCGTCGACGACGTCGCCCAGGCCGCCGGCATCGCGCGCCGCACGGTGTTTCGCTACTACGCCTCCAAGAACGCGATCCCCTGGGGCGATTTCGACACCCACCTTGCGCACCTGCGCGACCTGCTCGACGGCGCCGACCGGTCGGCGCCGCTGGGCGAGACGCTGCGGGCGGCGCTGCTGGCGTTCAACACCTTCGACGCCTCGGAGACCGCACGGCACCGCCAGCGGATGCGGGTCATCCTGGAAACTGCGGAGCTGCAAGCGTATTCGATGACGATGTACGCCGGCTGGCGGGAGGTGATCGCCGGGTTCGTGGCCCGCCGGCTGGGCGCCAAGGTGACTGACCTGCTGCCCCAGACCGTCGCCTGGACGATGCTCGGGGTGGCGCTGGCCGCCTACGAGCACTGGCTGGCCGACGAGTCGGTGCCGCTGCCCGTGGCGCTGGGCAACGCCTTCGACGCGGTCGGCGCCGGGCTGGCAAGGCTGGGCACGTGA
- a CDS encoding NAD(P)/FAD-dependent oxidoreductase — protein MTEQGIVIVGGGLAAARTAEQLRRSEYAGRITIVSDEVHVPYDRPPLSKEVLRKEADDVALKPREWYDENEITLRLGSAATALDTAAQTVTLADGTVVGYDELVIATGLVPRRIPAFGDLEGIRVLRSFDESMALREHASQARHAVIVGAGFIGCEVAASLRSLGVDVVLVEPQPTPLASVLGERIGELVARLHRDEGVDVRLGVTVAEVRGQGHVEAVVLTDGTELPADLVVVGIGSRPATDWLAGSGVEVDNGVICDATGRTTAPNVWALGDVASWRDATGQQARVEHWSNVADQTRVVVPAMLGREAPATVVVPYFWSDQYDVKIQCLGEPQATDTVHLVEDDGRKFLAYYERDGVLVGVVGGGMPGKVMKVRAKIAAGAAISEMLG, from the coding sequence GTGACTGAACAGGGCATCGTGATCGTCGGGGGCGGGCTGGCCGCCGCCCGGACGGCCGAGCAACTGCGCCGGTCGGAATACGCCGGGCGCATCACGATCGTCAGCGACGAGGTGCACGTGCCCTACGACCGCCCGCCGTTGTCCAAAGAGGTGCTGCGCAAGGAGGCCGACGACGTCGCGCTCAAGCCGCGCGAGTGGTACGACGAGAACGAGATCACGCTGCGGCTCGGCTCGGCCGCCACCGCCCTCGACACCGCGGCGCAGACGGTGACGCTGGCCGACGGGACGGTCGTCGGCTACGACGAGCTCGTGATCGCGACCGGCCTGGTGCCGCGGCGCATCCCGGCGTTCGGAGACCTCGAGGGCATTCGCGTGCTGCGTTCGTTCGACGAGAGCATGGCGCTGCGCGAGCACGCCTCGCAGGCCCGGCACGCAGTGATCGTCGGCGCCGGCTTCATCGGCTGCGAGGTCGCGGCCAGCCTGCGTAGCCTCGGGGTCGACGTGGTGCTGGTCGAGCCGCAGCCGACGCCGCTGGCGTCGGTGCTCGGCGAGCGGATCGGCGAACTGGTGGCCCGGCTGCACCGGGACGAGGGGGTCGACGTGCGCCTCGGGGTGACCGTGGCCGAGGTGCGCGGGCAGGGCCACGTCGAGGCCGTGGTACTGACCGACGGCACCGAACTGCCCGCCGACCTGGTGGTCGTCGGCATCGGATCGCGTCCGGCCACGGACTGGCTGGCCGGCAGCGGCGTCGAGGTGGACAACGGCGTGATCTGCGACGCGACCGGTCGCACGACCGCGCCGAACGTGTGGGCGCTCGGCGACGTTGCCTCGTGGCGCGATGCGACGGGACAACAAGCGCGCGTTGAGCATTGGAGCAACGTGGCCGACCAGACCCGGGTCGTGGTGCCGGCGATGCTGGGCCGGGAGGCGCCCGCGACGGTCGTCGTCCCGTACTTCTGGAGCGACCAGTACGACGTCAAGATCCAATGCCTGGGGGAGCCGCAGGCCACCGACACCGTCCACCTCGTCGAGGACGACGGCCGCAAGTTCCTCGCCTACTACGAACGCGACGGGGTGCTGGTCGGGGTGGTCGGCGGCGGCATGCCCGGCAAGGTGATGAAGGTTCGCGCCAAGATCGCCGCCGGTGCGGCCATCTCCGAAATGCTCGGCTAG
- the mftA gene encoding mycofactocin precursor MftA (Mycofactocin is a small molecule electron carrier derived from the final two amino acids, Val-Tyr, of MftA, the mycofactocin precursor. It plays a role in redox homeostasis and the metabolism of alcohols and aldehydes in Actinobacteria, including Mycobacterium tuberculosis.): MDHETHTDTELVTETLVEEVSIDGMCGVY; this comes from the coding sequence GTGGACCACGAGACCCACACCGACACCGAACTCGTCACCGAGACCCTGGTCGAAGAGGTGTCCATCGACGGGATGTGCGGGGTCTACTGA
- a CDS encoding mycofactocin-coupled SDR family oxidoreductase, with protein sequence MAGSLQGRVAFVTGAARGQGRSHAVRLAAEGADIIALDICAPASPGLTYPAATPEDLAETVRLVQAEGRKVLAREADIRDDAALRQLVADGVEQFGRLDVLVANAGVLGWGRVWELTDEEWDTVIGVNLTGTWRTLRATIPAMIEAGNGGSIVVVSSAAGVKATPGNGHYSASKFGLTALTNTLAIEVGEYGIRVNSIHPYSVDTPMIEPEAMMQLFAKHPGFLPSYPPMPLQPKGFMTADEVSDVVVWLAGDGAGTLSGTQINVDKGALKY encoded by the coding sequence GTGGCGGGATCACTGCAGGGCCGGGTGGCGTTCGTTACCGGAGCGGCGCGCGGCCAGGGCCGGTCGCACGCGGTGCGCCTGGCCGCCGAGGGTGCGGACATCATCGCGCTCGACATCTGCGCGCCGGCCTCGCCCGGACTGACTTACCCGGCGGCCACGCCGGAGGACCTCGCCGAAACGGTCCGCCTGGTGCAGGCCGAGGGCCGCAAGGTACTCGCCCGCGAGGCCGACATCCGCGACGACGCCGCGCTGCGGCAGCTGGTGGCAGACGGTGTCGAGCAGTTCGGCCGGCTCGACGTGCTGGTGGCCAACGCCGGGGTGCTGGGCTGGGGCCGGGTCTGGGAGCTCACCGACGAGGAGTGGGACACCGTCATCGGGGTCAACCTGACCGGCACGTGGCGCACCCTGCGCGCCACGATCCCCGCGATGATCGAGGCCGGCAACGGTGGCTCGATCGTCGTCGTCAGCTCGGCGGCGGGGGTCAAGGCCACGCCCGGCAACGGGCACTACTCGGCGAGCAAGTTCGGCCTGACCGCGCTGACCAACACGCTGGCGATCGAGGTGGGGGAGTACGGCATCCGCGTCAACTCCATCCACCCGTATTCGGTCGACACCCCGATGATCGAGCCGGAAGCGATGATGCAGCTCTTCGCCAAGCATCCCGGCTTCCTGCCGAGCTACCCGCCAATGCCGTTGCAGCCCAAGGGCTTCATGACGGCCGACGAGGTGTCCGATGTGGTGGTCTGGCTCGCCGGCGACGGCGCCGGCACCCTGTCGGGCACGCAGATCAACGTCGACAAGGGCGCCTTGAAGTACTGA
- a CDS encoding DUF2332 domain-containing protein: MTPGRLPHTLRAQGRFCTELGSPMYGELLELVARDVESGGVFATVLAGHESDPSRDALPLRLLGALHRLVLDGRAPALRRWYPSTGGAWAADAAWPDIALAAAGHVDALRAGLQRPPQTNEVGRSAALLGALLCIGHESGMPIRLFEIGTSAGLNLRADRYRYRFAGRQWGPADSPVTIDDAWRGRPPPLRAIDIVERHGYDIAPVDVGAADGETTLLSYVWPDQGARLDRLRAAIAVARAVPARLERRTAADAVAGLTPADGALTVLWHSIVWQYLSADERRAVREGVSALADRADERAPFAHLTMEPARDWSGSGFRFLVRGRRWPGGRLAVLGQCHPHGAPVTWH, from the coding sequence GTGACCCCCGGGCGCCTGCCGCACACGTTGCGGGCCCAGGGTCGCTTCTGCACCGAGCTGGGCTCCCCGATGTACGGCGAGCTGCTGGAACTGGTGGCCCGCGACGTCGAATCCGGCGGCGTGTTCGCGACCGTGCTGGCCGGACACGAAAGCGACCCGTCGCGCGACGCGCTGCCGCTACGGCTGCTCGGCGCGCTGCACCGGCTGGTTCTCGACGGCCGCGCGCCCGCGTTGCGCCGCTGGTACCCCAGCACCGGCGGCGCGTGGGCAGCCGATGCCGCCTGGCCCGATATCGCGCTCGCCGCGGCCGGCCACGTCGACGCGCTGCGGGCCGGCCTGCAGCGACCGCCCCAGACCAACGAGGTCGGCCGGTCCGCCGCGCTGCTCGGCGCGCTGTTGTGCATCGGCCACGAATCGGGCATGCCGATAAGGCTTTTCGAGATCGGCACGAGCGCGGGCCTGAACCTGCGCGCTGACCGCTACCGCTACCGCTTCGCGGGCAGGCAGTGGGGACCGGCGGACTCGCCGGTGACGATCGACGACGCCTGGCGCGGCCGGCCGCCGCCCCTGCGCGCGATCGACATCGTCGAACGCCACGGATACGACATCGCCCCCGTCGACGTCGGCGCAGCCGACGGGGAAACGACCCTGTTGAGCTACGTCTGGCCCGACCAAGGCGCCCGGCTGGACCGGCTGCGCGCCGCCATCGCGGTCGCCCGCGCCGTTCCGGCGCGCCTGGAGCGCCGCACCGCGGCCGACGCCGTCGCGGGCCTGACGCCGGCCGACGGCGCGCTGACGGTGCTGTGGCATTCGATCGTCTGGCAGTACCTGAGCGCCGACGAGCGCCGGGCGGTACGCGAGGGGGTCAGCGCGCTGGCCGATCGTGCCGACGAGCGTGCGCCGTTCGCCCACCTCACCATGGAACCCGCGCGCGACTGGTCCGGCTCCGGGTTCCGGTTCCTGGTGCGGGGGCGCCGCTGGCCCGGTGGCCGGCTCGCGGTCCTGGGGCAGTGCCATCCGCACGGCGCACCCGTGACCTGGCACTAG
- the mftB gene encoding mycofactocin biosynthesis chaperone MftB (MftB, a small protein, is a peptide chaperone that assists the radical SAM enzyme MftC in performing two modifications to the C-terminal Val-Tyr dipeptide of the mycofactocin precursor peptide, MftA. MftB's role is analogous to the role of PqqD in the biosynthesis of PQQ, a cofactor that derives entirely from a Tyr and a Glu in the precursor PqqA.), with protein sequence MFDPDLGWRLHPQVAVRPESFGALLYHFGTRKLSFLKNRTILTVVRSLAEHPDVHSACRAAGVDVAGEAPYLQALGVLADSKMLIPQEVP encoded by the coding sequence GTGTTCGACCCAGACCTCGGCTGGCGGCTGCACCCGCAGGTGGCGGTCCGCCCGGAGTCGTTCGGCGCGCTGCTCTACCACTTCGGCACCCGCAAGCTGTCCTTTCTGAAGAACCGCACCATCCTCACGGTGGTGCGGTCGCTGGCCGAACACCCCGACGTTCACTCCGCCTGCCGCGCGGCGGGCGTGGACGTCGCCGGGGAGGCGCCGTATCTGCAAGCGCTGGGCGTGCTGGCCGATTCGAAGATGTTGATACCCCAGGAGGTTCCGTGA
- the mftD gene encoding pre-mycofactocin synthase MftD (MftD, an enzyme found in the mycofactocin biosynthesis locus, performs an oxidative deamination of 3-amino-5-[(p-hydroxyphenyl)methyl]-4,4-dimethyl-2-pyrrolidinone (AHDP). The resulting compound, now called pre-mycofactocin (PMFT), is a biologically active redox cofactor that can oxidize the non-exchangeable NADH of TIGR03971 family SDR-type oxidoreductases.), which produces MAKWFETVAIAQERAKRRLPKSVYSSLISASEKGITVSDNVAAFSELGFAPHVVGAQAKRDLSTTVMGQEISLPVIISPTGVQAVHPDGEVAVARAAAARGTAMGLSSFASKPIEDVIAVNPKLFFQVYWLGGRDAIAERVERARAAGAVGLIVTTDWTFSHGRDWGSPSIPENMNLLTTLRLSPEAIVRPRWLYMFGKTLRPPDLRVPNQGRRGEPGPLFFNAYGEWMGTPPPTWDDIVWLRELWDGPFMLKGVMRVDDAKRAVDAGVSAISVSNHGGNNLDGTPASIRALPAVAAAVGDQVEVLLDGGIRRGSDVVKAVALGARAVMIGRAYLWGLAAAGEPGVENVLDILRGGIDSALMGLGHASVHDLSADDVLVPAGFGRALGVPPAAPDQPPAG; this is translated from the coding sequence ATGGCCAAGTGGTTCGAAACGGTCGCCATCGCCCAGGAACGCGCCAAGCGCCGGCTCCCGAAATCCGTCTATTCGTCGCTGATCTCGGCCAGCGAAAAGGGAATCACGGTCTCCGACAACGTCGCGGCTTTCAGTGAACTCGGCTTCGCGCCGCACGTCGTCGGTGCGCAAGCAAAACGCGACTTGTCGACCACCGTTATGGGGCAGGAGATTTCGCTGCCCGTCATTATTTCGCCGACCGGTGTGCAAGCGGTCCACCCCGACGGTGAAGTCGCGGTGGCGCGGGCCGCGGCGGCCCGGGGCACCGCGATGGGGCTCTCCTCGTTCGCCAGTAAGCCGATCGAGGACGTCATCGCCGTCAACCCCAAGCTGTTCTTCCAGGTCTACTGGCTGGGCGGGCGCGACGCCATCGCCGAGCGGGTGGAACGGGCGCGTGCGGCCGGGGCGGTCGGCCTGATCGTCACCACCGACTGGACGTTCTCACACGGGCGCGACTGGGGGAGCCCCTCGATTCCCGAGAACATGAATCTGTTGACCACCCTGCGGTTGTCCCCGGAGGCGATCGTGCGGCCGCGGTGGCTGTACATGTTCGGCAAGACACTGCGGCCGCCGGATTTGCGGGTGCCCAACCAGGGTCGCCGCGGCGAGCCCGGCCCCTTGTTCTTCAACGCCTACGGGGAATGGATGGGCACTCCACCGCCGACCTGGGACGACATCGTGTGGCTGCGCGAACTGTGGGACGGACCGTTCATGCTCAAGGGCGTCATGCGCGTCGACGATGCCAAAAGGGCTGTCGACGCGGGCGTCTCGGCGATCTCTGTGTCCAACCACGGCGGCAACAACCTGGACGGCACGCCGGCGTCGATTCGCGCCCTACCCGCGGTGGCGGCGGCGGTCGGCGATCAGGTCGAGGTGCTTCTCGACGGTGGCATCCGGCGCGGGAGCGACGTCGTCAAGGCGGTGGCGCTGGGGGCACGGGCGGTGATGATCGGGCGGGCCTACCTGTGGGGTCTGGCCGCGGCCGGTGAGCCCGGCGTCGAGAACGTCCTTGACATCCTGCGCGGGGGGATCGACTCGGCGCTGATGGGGCTGGGGCACGCCTCGGTGCACGACCTGAGCGCCGACGACGTCCTGGTCCCGGCCGGGTTCGGCCGGGCGCTGGGGGTGCCGCCCGCCGCCCCCGACCAGCCTCCGGCGGGGTGA